In a single window of the Bactrocera dorsalis isolate Fly_Bdor chromosome 2, ASM2337382v1, whole genome shotgun sequence genome:
- the LOC105223151 gene encoding neuropeptide SIFamide receptor: MVASADPQNILKKLQKYKHLNGTNLLKPLRNRTPVPTSKYDSSNQKATIGTSLQLVRENNDIEPTAIPNATDLAEQRVNITNNFLDLLLNPEYVEQFTEMNNDLLHASNETATNDVNMSVSPLNANIIMSPAALTTLYTKNETVLQQNAPPSNLVMDTLLGSVMTTATATVTGSPNAFRTEDLQVDRLPADVQSGATLTSFYANLLADISPSSTFTAAVETMSTPTVLLPTADNDTVYWEHGATDFDVLYRHSLTMTIVYCFAYIIVFLVGLVGNSFVIAVVLRAPRMRTVTNYFIVNLAIADILVIVFCLPATLMSNIFVPWMLGWLMCKTVPYIQGVSVAASVYSLIAVSLDRFIAIWWPLKQMTKSRARFMILCIWLIALSSTIPWLLYFDLVPAADSFPAAPNLYLCQEVWPPGSNGNLYFLLAHLVACYLLPMSLITLCYVLIWIKVSTRSIPGDSKDAQMDRMQQKSKVKVIKMLVAVVILFVLSWLPLYVIFARIKFGGELSNEESEVLYKVTPFAQWLGSSNSCINPILYAFFNKKYRRGFAAIIQSRSCCARIRYYDNVAIASSTTSTRKSSHYHQNSSRKSPSSPGLRKTNAVSYIYEHQSLRRHHHNAMLKQDSNLSQQMLLKQDSHGSRQFLIKQESASSDGSRRMLCQQDSNGSKVSLTKQDSIISYMDARRNGLDKCQDSCSTQDNMSIDSRRGTSFKLDTPHNYGSPSTSAAMLEYKRQKFVKQDSVISFVDQRPEPRRHQLVKQDSVISFADQRRGVLNKQDSIIACHTRTGDGTGHHVSILKKTEASLGGALASPRRNIEIFE, translated from the exons ATGGTAGCATCGGCCGATCCACAAAATATTCTGAAGAAACTACAAAAGTACAAACATTTAAATGGTACGAATTTGTTGAAACCTCTCCGCAATAGAACGCCAGTTCCCACATCGAAATATGACAGCAGCAATCAGAAAGCAACAATCGGCACGAGTTTACAACTCGTTCGAGAGAACAATGATATCGAGCCCACAGCAATACCGAATGCGACCGACTTAGCCGAGCAGCGCGTTAAtatcacaaataattttttagatttactGCTAAATCCCGAATATGTTGAGCAATTCACCGAAATGAATAACGATCTATTGCACGCCTCAAATGAGACGGCGACCAATGACGTGAACATGTCGGTATCGCCACTCAATGCAAACATCATCATGTCACCTGCCGCGCTTACAACTCTTTACACAAAAAACGAAACAGTCTTACAACAAAATGCACCGCCCAGCAATCTGGTAATGGATACATTGTTGGGTTCGGTTATGACGACCGCCACCGCCACGGTGACGGGTTCGCCGAATGCGTTTAGAACTGAAGACCTGCAGGTCGATCGTTTGCCAGCAGATGTGCAGAGTGGTGCAACTTTAACGAGCTTTTATGCCAATTTGTTGGCAGATATATCACCATCCTCCACTTTCACCGCCGCCGTCGAAACAATGTCGACGCCAACAGTATTGCTGCCGACTGCTGATAATGATACGGTCTATTGGGAGCATGGCGCGACCGACTTCGATGTGCTCTACCGCCACTCGCTGACAATGACAATTGTCTATTGCTTTGCCTATATTATTGTGTTTCTGGTTGGCTTGGTTGGCAATAGCTTTGTGATTGCTGTTGTATTGCGGGCGCCACGAATGCGTACGGTcaccaattattttattgtcaaCTTGGCGATTGCTGATATATTGgtgattgtgttttgtttgcCCGCCACGTTGATGAGCAACATTTTTGTGC CCTGGATGCTGGGCTGGCTGATGTGCAAGACAGTGCCATACATACAGGGCGTATCTGTGGCAGCATCCGTCTACAGTCTAATTGCCGTATCACTGGATAG ATTCATTGCAATCTGGTGGCCACTTAAGCAGATGACAAAGAGTCGCGCACGCTTCATGATATTATGCATCTGGCTGATTGCCTTGAGTTCGACAATACCCTGGCTTTTATACTTTGATCTCGTGCCGGCCGCTGACTCGTTTCCGGCAGCGCCGAACCTCTACCTCTGTCAGGAGGTGTGGCCACCCGGCTCAAATGGCAATTTATATTTCCTCCTAGCCCATTTAGTGGCCTGCTATCTACTGCCAATGTCTTTGATAACACTATGCTATGTGTTGATTTGGATAAAGGTGTCGACGCGTTCGATTCCCGGCGACTCAAAGGATGCACAAATGGATCGCATGCAACAGAAGTCGAAGGTGAAGGTGATCAAAATGCTTGTAGCAGTTGTTATACTGTTCGTATTGTCTTGGCTGCCACTCTATGTGATTTTCGCCCGTATTAAATTTG GTGGAGAACTTTCAAACGAAGAAAGCGAAGTACTCTACAAGGTGACACCCTTCGCGCAGTGGCTGGGTTCTTCCAATTCTTGCATCAACCccattttatatgcatttttcaacaaaaaatatcgaCGTGGCTTCGCCGCTATTATACAATCCCGGTCATGCTGTGCCCGCATAAG ATATTATGACAACGTCGCCATTGCCTCGTCCACCACCAGCACACGCAAGTCCTCGCATTATCACCAAAATAGCTCACGAAAGAGTCCCAGCAGCCCTGGCTTGCGTAAAACGAACGCTGTCTCCTATATTTATGAGCATCAATCGTTGCGTCGTCATCATCACAACGCCATGTTGAAGCAGGATAGCAATCTGTCACAGCAAATGTTACTGAAGCAAGACTCACATGGCTCGAGACAGTTTTTGATCAAGCAAGAGAGCGCCTCTAGCGATGGATCACGTCGCATGCTCTGCCAGCAGGATAGTAATGGTTCGAAAGTGTCACTAACCAAACAGGATTCGATTATTTCATATATGGATGCTAGACGCAATGGTTTGGATAAATGCCAGGACTCCTGCTCTACGCAAGACAACATGTCAATTGATTCACGGCGTGGAACAAGCTTTAAGTTGGATACACCACACAATTATGGTTCGCCCAGCACCAGCGCCGCCATGTTGGAATATAAAAGGCAAAAGTTTGTCAAACAAGACTCAGTGATCTCATTTGTGGATCAAAGGCCTG AACCCAGACGCCATCAGCTGGTAAAGCAGGATTCTGTTATTTCTTTCGCCGATCAACGCCGCGGTGTTCTCAACAAACAGGACTCCATAATTGCGTGTCACACTCGCACGGGTGACGGCACTGGACATCATGTCTCGATCTTAAAGAAAACCGAGGCATCACTCGGCGGTGCGCTCGCATCGCCTCGACGGAATATAGAAATTTTTGAGTAA
- the LOC105223124 gene encoding A-kinase anchor protein 14 yields MFKIVLVLSVIAFACAEPGVVVAPAVPVAPIVHHGAHAVHSHVIHHPVPVKTVVTPVIAKPVVPLVPVVKPVVPVVPVHHAHPAVVVHH; encoded by the exons atgttcaaaatc GTGCTTGTACTCTCCGTCATCGCCTTCGCTTGTGCCGAGCCTGGTGTTGTGGTTGCTCCTGCCGTACCCGTTGCGCCGATCGTGCATCATGGCGCACACGCTGTGCACTC TCACGTAATTCATCATCCCGTGCCAGTGAAGACCGTCGTGACACCAGTCATTGCCAAGCCAGTGGTGCCACTTGTGCCGGTCGTAAAACCAGTTGTGCCCGTAGTTCCAGTCCATCATGCCCATCCGGCCGTTGTTGTGCATCACTGA